One Malania oleifera isolate guangnan ecotype guangnan chromosome 9, ASM2987363v1, whole genome shotgun sequence DNA segment encodes these proteins:
- the LOC131164518 gene encoding uncharacterized protein LOC131164518 isoform X1 translates to MHHALQVVSIISGDTGRGLHGSEMLWQYSNSPLYSLILRTWPRAGAHASLSYISCSYSPLASSSRLSQNALKLSKLQDLDQQMPPFFPTMAEIQMHSMVTPLFQEAEVRGLNSNRVLKEDCRPKLRVPRPKIRLSELRGKSRWQMRNGGLSGLLQLGKPGLEGMDSRW, encoded by the exons ATGCACCACGCCTTGCAAGTAGTTAGTATCATCAGCGGTGACACCGGTCGCGGCCTCCATGGATCTGAAATGCTCTGGCAGTATTCCAACTCACCTCTTTACTCTCTTATCCTACGAACGTGGCCCCGTGCCGGAGCTCATGCCTCCCTCTCTTATATCTCTTGTAGTTATTCTCCTTTAGCTTCCAGCTCACGCCTTTCACAAAACGCTTTGAAACTCTCAAAACTTCAAGATCTGGACCAACAGATGCCTCCATTTTTCCCAACAATGGCCGAAATCCAAATGCATAGCATGGTTACTCCCTTGTTCCAAGAAGCTGAAGTTCGTGGTTTAAATTCAAACCGAGTTCTCAAGGAAGATTGCAGACCCAAACTGAGGGTTCCTAGGCCTAAGATCCGTCTGA GTGAGTTGAGGGGAAAATCCAGGTGGCAGATGAGGAATGGAGGGCTTTCAGGCTTGCTCCAACTTGGCAAGCCTGGATTGGAGGGCATg GACTCCAGATGGTAG
- the LOC131164518 gene encoding uncharacterized protein LOC131164518 isoform X2, protein MHHALQVVSIISGDTGRGLHGSEMLWQYSNSPLYSLILRTWPRAGAHASLSYISCSYSPLASSSRLSQNALKLSKLQDLDQQMPPFFPTMAEIQMHSMVTPLFQEAEVRGLNSNRVLKEDCRPKLRVPRPKIRLSG, encoded by the exons ATGCACCACGCCTTGCAAGTAGTTAGTATCATCAGCGGTGACACCGGTCGCGGCCTCCATGGATCTGAAATGCTCTGGCAGTATTCCAACTCACCTCTTTACTCTCTTATCCTACGAACGTGGCCCCGTGCCGGAGCTCATGCCTCCCTCTCTTATATCTCTTGTAGTTATTCTCCTTTAGCTTCCAGCTCACGCCTTTCACAAAACGCTTTGAAACTCTCAAAACTTCAAGATCTGGACCAACAGATGCCTCCATTTTTCCCAACAATGGCCGAAATCCAAATGCATAGCATGGTTACTCCCTTGTTCCAAGAAGCTGAAGTTCGTGGTTTAAATTCAAACCGAGTTCTCAAGGAAGATTGCAGACCCAAACTGAGGGTTCCTAGGCCTAAGATCCGTCTGAGTGG GTGA